The genomic segment CCGCACCCCCGGCAAGCCGTTCACCGTGGACCTGGAGCTGTACTCCACCGCGTACGACGTGCCCGCCGGCCACCGGCTGGCCGTGGTCGTCGACTCCGTCGACCCGCTCTACATCGAGCACAACCCGAGCTGGGCGGACCTCACCTTCTCCTCACCCGCCGACGACCCCTCGTACGTCTCCGTCCCCCTGCGCGACTGACGGGACGGCGGCGCGGCCCGACAGCGGCGCAGCCGACAGCGGCGGAAGCCGCTCCGAACCCCCGCCCGGCCGGGCCCTCACCCGGCCGGGCGGGCCCCTGCGCGGCGCCGGTCAGAGTTCCGCCGCCTCCGCGTACACCTGCGACAACTCGGGCGCCCCGCTGACGGCCCAGTCGACCCCCTTGCCCACCGCGTCCAGCTCCCGCCCCGCCGGGAGCCGCACCACCGGCCCCACGCCCGGCCACAGATGCCACTGGGCCCCGGGCACCGTGCGGACCACCACCGTGCCCAGGTAGAGACCCGCGTCGTTCCCCAGCCGGGCCAGCTCCTCCGGGTCGTCGCGCCAGCGCGGCAGGAGCTGGTCCAGGGCCGCC from the Streptomyces xinghaiensis S187 genome contains:
- a CDS encoding DUF6278 family protein, giving the protein MEIPFLGTWRRRREAGHGVGLRSPAGELWGEEGEGPAELLAECELLRARAETAGIELDGSPASLAALDQLLPRWRDDPEELARLGNDAGLYLGTVVVRTVPGAQWHLWPGVGPVVRLPAGRELDAVGKGVDWAVSGAPELSQVYAEAAEL